GCATTGCTGCGGCTGTATTTCGATAGGGACAGCATGTTGCGTGAGGTCTTTTCCATGCGTTGCAGGATTTCCTGCGCATCATCGATGAACACGTACTGCGAATAGACATGGTTGCATGAAAGCAGGAGTCCTACCGGAGCCGCAAACGAAAGACGGCAGTCGCTACGGTCCGTGGATAAGCGCTCATAGCGCATGTCCGTGCCCACACTGCCGGGAAGGTCTTCCGTATCGGAAAGCACATGCAGGCAAAGACGTTTGTCACCGATGCGCATACGTTCCGGATCAAGGCAGATGTCCTGTAATACGGGGTGCGTGTCCTCCATACCGAGAGTCAGGTATCTTTCAATCAGCCCGGGACATTCTTCCGTTCCGACCACCTCTTCCGTCCTGAGACGCTTCATCCTGACATGCCCCGAATCGTTCATGATATGCTCGAACTGCTCCACCGCCTCCAGGAATTTCACGACCGAATCCCAGTCCGTGATTTCCTTGGGAAGGATATAGCCGCGGCACAGGGTACTGAAATCACTGCGGCGACGGGCACGTTCGCGTGTGGTCTTTGTCAGATACAGGAAGCAGCGGTGTCTGAGATACGGGCGTTCGTTGAAATGACGCTCATAGCTGCGGGACAGGAAACTTTCCGTCCCGTCTCCTTCGCTCCGGTAGTTTTCCTTGACGAACCAGTCCTGCTTGTACACGACCGAATAATTTGGAAGCACCTTCATGGCCTTTACCCAGGTACCGTGAATGGCTTCATATTCAGCCGCCGTCACCGTGTACAGTTCAGGCAGCTCGACCTCGAAGGCTACCGTAATGTCCGCATCCTTGCTTACGATGCAGTTGTTTTCCACGGCCAAAATCGGGAATCTGTCTTCCAGATCACAGGCCTTCAATACACTTCTCATTTCTTTCTCTTCTTTTTGGTTAATGCACTGAATATTCTGCGACGGGCTGACAGATAGCGCGGATGGCGTTTCTCGGCCAGCATCTTCATCAGCCCGTGCTCACCGTAGCGGGCATTCATGCGGAAGGTCAGCCATACGGCCAGGGAACCGGATACTGCTCCGAAAGACAGGCATACCAGCTGGCTGACACCGGCCATATACAGGACAACCACCGCAAGAAAGACCGATACAAGGCCTCCGGCAAAAAAGAACAGGTACTGTGATTTCAAGCCCTTGAACTCAATCGGACGACCTGCTCCTTTGTTGATACGGTAATCCATGGCTTACAGGAAGAAGGAACGGAGAATGGTGGCGGCCACAATCAGGAAGATGCAGGCGAAGAACCAGCTCGCCGCAGTCTTGGACGTATCGGGATCGCCGCTGCTGAACTTGCCATACGTCTTGATACCGCCGACCAGACCGAGTACGGCTCCGATGGCATAACACAATTTGGTGGCCGGATCGAAATACGAAGTCATAAGGCTGGTAGCCTCATTGATGCCGGCAAGACCCTGTCCCTGTGCGAAGGCACCTGCCGCTGCCAGCACACACAATACTGAAAATAGGATTCTTCTCTTCATTGTCGAATCATTTTTGGGTTTGACATAAATGTTGAATTCGACTGCAAATATATAAGGCTTAAACCGCTGTGATACAACACTGTCATCAGGTGTCACCAGATGTCATCAGATGTCATTCAGGAAACCTTACAGACATAAAAAAAGCATCCCGAAAAGATTTCCGGGATGCCTGAATATATCGGTGTCAGATATATTTCCGCCACTCGTCAGACGGTTCATTCCCATCCTTTACTTTAAGCGGTTTAGGATTGCCGTCCTCATCAAGATACCTGTCTATCAGTTCCTCTACAATCGCGGAATTCTCCATATTGGAAAGGAACACGTCAATCAGGCTGGTCTGCCTGATGGAGAACAGGACACGGGCTGCCTGCATGGCCTTCTCATGGTCGGCTTCATCCTGATGTGTCAGATATTCGCCGAGTACTTCCATGTCCCTGCTGGACAGAACAGGTGATACGGATTCCACTTCGGGAGACTCCGCATCAAGGTCTTCCTGGACTTCCTGCAGGAGTTTCATCTTATCCAGCTGAAGGTTGCATTCCACATCTTCCTGCTGCACATCCTCCTCCTCACCGATAAAATTCCTTTCAAGTGGCTGGCTCATGAAGGGAGCGGCAGTCTTTCCGGCATTCTCGTCCAGATAGACATAACGGGTACTTCCCATCACTTCTGTATCTGAAACCGCAGATTCCGTTACGACAGTTTCTTTCTTTTCCTTCTTCACGCAAGGTTTCCCATAAAGCAGGGTACAAACAGTTTCGATACGCCTTCTCCAGCCATACACGCTGTACAGCAAATAGCCTATACAGACAATCCGTACACAGAAGTATATCAGTTCTTCCATAAAGAATCCTTATAGAGAAAACATTCAAGTTCATTCTTCAGCAATTCTCCGTGGCGTTTCAAGTGTTCCTCCACGATATTGCTCACATAGACTGAAACACTCATGCCGGGAGCCATAAACGGAATAAGGCGGCTTGCCTTGTTGTACAAACCGCAACGGATACGAATCTGACGTCCTTTCCCGACTGGAGCATCGTTCAGATACACACGGCTATATTCGGGAAAGCAGTTCGCTATTCCTATTTTCTCATTCAACTCTCTGACCTGTCCTTTCAGTGAACAAATCTTATTGGACAGTACATAAACGTAACATAACAGCAGGCCGCAAACCAATACGGCAACAGTCAATACAATCCACATCATTTTCAGAATGTTTTTGGGGTTTTTCGGCGAAACAGCTCGCCAAGCTCTTCACTGTAAGTCTCAAGATGGTGTGCCAGCACATTATCCAAAAAAGCGGGCACACTCATGTCATCACTCAGAAGGGGAAGGATACGGGCCAGCCTGCAATACATGTCATAGCTGATATAGGTCTGCTTTCTGTGTACGGACTTCTTTCTGTCCAGAAACAGTTCCTTATACATTTCCACCTTCTCTTCCAGTCCGGGATCGGCGCGTATCGTTTTCCGGGACTTTTCCTGTCCCTGTGTCTTTACTTCCGGCACATTTTTTTCCTTTTCTGTGACAGGAAGAACATTCTCGCCGACATCTGTTCCAGATTTACCGCAGGAAATGGATTCACTGGCCATCATGTCCTTCAAGGCATCCTCATCCACCTTGAATATCTCTCTTTTCTTTGCCATAGTTCTTATCCCGGAAATATGATACGTTCCATCTCCTGGGCAAAAGCCTCAAGACGGCTGTCTTTCAGTAGTGATTCGGAAGGAGGAAGAAGGGTGCAGCGAAAATGCTGTCTGGAAGAAGGTGTCATTTCCTTGTTGAAGCGTTCAAGATCCGGAAGTACGGTTTCAAAGACCTTCAACCCCATACGGAGCACTATTGCATTATACATTACATACAGTTCTTTTGAAGTACGGCTGTCCATACGGTTCCAGAATAAACGTATGTCCTTCAGGGGAGCTTCCGGATGCTGTCCAATAAAATCCTGAACGGTCGATACAAAGGAAAGGCTGCTCTGCATGACCATACGGTCCTTTACAATGGGAGTAAAGATAAAATCCATGTTCATGACGGACTCGAATACACCACGGGAGTTCACCGTTCCGGGAAGATCGAAGAATATCAGGTCATAGTCGCCATCCAGTTTGCCGGGAATCTCTGCGGCTGCCTCCGGCGTGGAAGTGACGATCGGATAGGCCTTACGGGAACCGTCTTCAAACTGACGGCAGAAAAGTCGCTGGTGATACTCACTTTTCTCAAGGTTCTTCAAATCCCTTCCCCTTAGTTTTTCCAGACTGAACTGGGGATAGTCACAGTCAACGACAGCAACTTTCAGACCTCTTACATAATTAAAATAACTGGCAAGAACCGCTGTTACCGTGGACTTGCCCACACCGCCTTTCTGATTGCTGAAGGCGACAAGAATCGGACGTTTGTTCATACCTTTTGTTTTTGGGGTTAATATTCACTTTTTCTTTCACTAATCTTACAATGGCATTACGCTATTGTGATACTATATTGCCATGTTATTATGTCCTTATGTTATTACAATATTATGTTGCCGTGTTATTATGTCCTTATGTTATTGCAATACTATGTTGCCATGTTATTATGTCCTTATGTTATTGCAATATTATGTTGCCATGTTATTATGTCCTTATGTTATTGCAATATTATGTTGCCATGTTATTATGTCCTTATGTTATTGCAATACTATGTTGTTACGTTATTATGTCCTTATGTTATTGCAATGTTATATTGCCATGTTATTATGTCCTTATGTTATTGCAATACCATGTTGTTATGTTATTATGTTATTGCAATATTGCACGCTTAAATCGCGTCAAAAATAAGGTCTTTCAAGCATACAGGTAATATGTAGCCTGTACCATGACATCAGATGTCATCAGACGTCTTTATATGTCATATAATCCACTATTTCACAACTGTTTACACAGCCATAATTTTGCAAAGTCAGAACCGATAGACGGCTTGGAATATCTTCCGACGGACAGCAGCACGCCGCTCACGTCGCGCAGCAATCCGCCGGAGGTGGATTCTCTGTTCAAACGAACAGAGCAAGTTGTGTCTTTGTCCGACAGAAAGTATTCTGCCCGACAAAGACCAACTTGCCCTCCCTCACGGTCGGGGGATTTTCCTCCAAAGTCGGAAAATCTGACGGAGAAAGCAAAACAACCCAAAAGCAAAAAAGCATGGAGAAAAAACAGGCTAAAAGGACAGGCAGAAAGCCGAAAACTGATCCGGCGGACTACAAGTTCAGTTTCCGTCTGAACGCGCAGGAGAGAGGCAAATTTGAGAAACTGTTTCTGGAATCCGGAGCAAGGGACAGGACAATCTTTATCAAGAAATCAATCTTTTCAGAACAGCTGAAGGTAATCAAGGTGGATAAGGTTTCCATGGACTATTATATCCGGCTCGGGGAATTTTACAGACAGTTTCAGGCAATAGGCAACAATTACAATCAGGTCGTAAGGGCCGTGCAGAAAAATTTCGGGGACAAAAGAGCGATGTCCCTGCTTTACAAACTTGAAAAGGCTACTCTGGAACTGATACTGCTCAACAAACGGATTATGGCCTTAACCAAAGAATATGAACAGAAATGGTTGCAAAGATAAGTCACGGGGCAAGCCTTTACGGAGCACTGGCCTATAACCATGAAAAGGTATTTCAGGGGACAGCGGAAATCCTGTCCGGACACCGGATGATTTCCGACCGCCCGGGATTGCCGAGCGAGGACATGCGTCTGGCTCTCCTTTCATTTGAAAACCATCTGACGGTAAACAGGAGGACAGACAAGCCGGTCCTGCATATCGCCCTCAGTCCGGCACCGGAAGACAGGCTGGACAATGACAGGCTGGCGGAACTGGCAGAGAAATACATGCAGAAAATGGGATATGGAGACCAGCCGTTCATCGTGTACAGACATGGCGACACCTGCAACACGCACGTACATATCGTGAGTGTATGCATTGACGATGAAGGAAGGAAAATCAATGACTCCTATGAGCACCGCCGTTCCATGACAGCCTGCCGGGAACTGGAACAGGAATTCGGACTGCGCAACAGTGCAGATGCGGAAAGACGGAATCCGAAAGCGGAACTGAAAAAGGTGGATGTCTCACAAGGGGATATATGCCATCAGATAGGAAACACGCTGAAGGCCGTACTGGAAAGTTACCGTTTCCAAACCTTCGGCGAGTATTCAGCTCTACTTTCCACACTGAACATTGAAGCCCGACAAGTGCGGGGCGATTACAAGGGAACACCCTATACGGGTATCATCTATTCGGCTACAGACGACAGTGGAAAGGTGATCGGTCCTCCGATAAAAAGTGCAAGGTTCGGCAAGCGTTTCGGAAATACGGGACTGTCCGAACGTATGTTACGGCATACACAGGATTTCAAGGAAGGCAGATGGTCACCAGGCATATCCGCCAAGGTTATACAGGCCATACGTGGCGCAGAATCTGAACAGGAGTTCAGGGAACTGCTGAAACAGGAGCATATTGATGTGGTATTTCGTAGGAACGATACCGGACGTATCTATGGTGTCACATTCATAGACCATGAACGGCGCGAGGCATTCAACGGCTCACGTATGGGAAAAGAGTTTTCCGCCAACGTATTCAACGACCTTGTCAACCAGTGGAAAGGAATACCCTGGCAAGACAGACAACAGTCCGGTCCGGAGGAACTTTGGAAACGGTACGGCTACCGTATGGAAGAAGGCAGTGCGTTTGAACAGGCGGCAGGTATCTCCTCCTTTGAGGCAAATCCAGCAGTCGATTACGAGGAAGAAGCGTTCCGTCGCCGCATGAAACGGAAAAAGAAACCGCAGAAGCGCAAATCACGCGGTATCTGATCAATCAAAATCAGTTAACAACATGGGGAACAATGGATTCCCCCCACAATCATCTACATCATTATGCAACAGGAAGACGATTTGAGAGCCCTTGCCAAGATTATGGAATTCGGCAGGGCAGTCAGTATTTTTATTCTGGTAGTCCACGTTTATGTGTACTGCTATCCCAGTATGAGTGCCTGGCATCTGAATCTGGATGTCATAGACCGTATACTGATGAACTTTGACAGGACAACCGGTATATTCGGCTGTATCCTTTGGACAAAACTGATGGCAGTTCTTCTGCTAGCCATATCCTGTATGGGTACTATCGGAGTCAAGGGTGAAAAGATAACATGGCAGCGTATATGGGCGGTACTCACTGCCGGAGCGGTTCTCTTTTTCATGAACTGGTGGTTGCTTGACCTGCCTTTTCCGCACGAAGCGATTACTGCCCTATATATGATGACACTCGCAGCCGGTTATTTATGCCTGCTCATGGCGGGACTGTGGATCAGCAGGCTTTACAGACATAACCTGATGGAGGATGTGTTCAATATGGAAAACGAATCCTTCATGCAGGAAACAAGGCTGATGGAGAATGAATATTCGGTTAATCTGCCCACCAGATTCCAATACGGCGGCAAACTCAATGACGGCTGGATTAACGTGGTCAATCCTTTCCGTGCGACCATCGTATTGGGGACACCGGGCTCCGGTAAATCATACGCAGTGGTGAACAACTATATCAAACAGATGATTTCCAAAGGTTTCAGTGTCTATATCTATGATTATAAATTCGATGACCTTTCTACCATTGCCTACAATACCTTGTTGCACAATATGGACAAATACAAGGTAAAGCCACATTTTTACGTCATCAATTTTGATGATCCGCACCGTTCACACCGCTGCAACCCCATCAATCCGGAGTTCATGACGGACATCTCTGACGCATACGAAGCAAGCTATACCATCATGTTAAATTTGAATAAGACCTGGATCGAAAAACAGGGTGACTTCTTTGTAGAGTCTCCGATTATCCTGCTGGCAGCTATAATCTGGTATCTGAAAATATACAAAAACGGTATCTATTGCAGTTTTCCTCATGCCGTGGAACTGCTGAACAAACCTTACTCTGATTTGTTTACTATCCTGACATCCTATCCTGAGTTGGAGAATTACCTCTCCCCTTTCATGGATGCCTGGAAAGGCGGGGCACAAGATCAGTTGCAAGGCCAGATAGCTTCTGCAAAAATTCCGCTTACCAGAATGATTTCTCCACAGCTGTACTGGGTCATGACAGGTAATGATTTTTCTTTGGACATCAATAATCCGAAGGAGCCTAAAATCCTTTGTGTGGGCAATAATCCGGACCGTCAGAACATCTATTCCGCAGCGCTCGGACTGTATAATTCGAGAATCGTCAAGCTGATAAACAAGAAAGGACAGCTTAAAAGCACGGTCATTATAGATGAGCTTCCTACCATCTATTTCCGAGGACTGGACAACTTGATTGCAACGGCACGTTCCAACAAAGTGGCAGTCTGTCTGGGCTTTCAGGATTTCAGCCAGCTTAATCGTGACTACGGTGAAAAGGAAAGCAAGGTAATTCAAAATACAGTCGGCAACATATTCAGCGGTCAGGTGGTAGGTGAAACAGCTAAGACACTTTCTGAACGCTTCGGAAAGATTTTACAAAAACGTCAGTCAATATCCATCAACCGTCAGGATGTCTCCACATCGATCAACACCCAGCTGGATTCCCTGATTCCTGCATCAAAGATTTCCAATCTCTCACAAGGTACGTTTGTCGGTTCCGTATCAGACAATTTCGGTGAGAAAATTGACCAGAAGATTTTTCATGCGGAAATTATCGTGGACCATGCCAAAGTAAGTGCGGAAGAGAAGGCTTACAAAAAAATTCCGGTTATCAATTCTTTTAAGGATAATGACGGAAATGACATCATGCTCCTACAGATACAACGCAACTATGACCAAATAAAAGCGGATGCCCAGGCCATAATCAACGAGGAGATTGAACGTATCAAGAACGACCCTGAACTCTGTGAACGGTTGGGAATAGAGAGCGCGGAAGAGGAGAGAAGAAAAGCCAACGGAATACGGAACGAGAAATAAATCCTGAATTGGTTTGATTTACAGAAAACATTCCTTACCTTTGAGGTTGAAATAGAACATAACGGTGGATTACGGGAGGTTTTCCGCCGATTATATACATAAGTCGCAAGACGTCTCGAACAGGAATCTGACAAATTCAATAACACAGAGGCTATTGCGTGAGGCTTATGCTATACCTTATAGCATGAGCCCATGCGAATTTCTGTGTTGGGCTTTGTCAGAGCCTCTGTTCGAAATGAGCATGGGTTTCATGCTTTTTACTTTTAACAGATAGAGGTATGGCAAAAATGCAGGTTATCATGCCCGTCACATTGGACGGATTCCTGCCGGACAAGGACGAGGAACTGATGGAATGGCTCAGAACTGACCGGAACGGCTTCCCTTATTGGGAAGAACGGGCGATATTCAATATGTACCCGCATTACGGGATGCTTGATTTGATGGATGCCAAAGAAAGGCACAAAAACAATTGCACTTTCTTTATGAAAGTAGAAGATGGAAAAAGTGCGGAATATGCGGGTGGAATTTTTCTTTACCGGCTCGTGGACGAACTGGTTATTTACTTGCTTCCAATATCATATAAAAGTGGGAAAAACATTACCGGAAGAATACAATTGGGACAATGGTCGCTGCGGGACGCCAAGACATTCCGCAACGATATATGCAGACTGGTGTACCATTTGAAAATATAATAACTACTTCAATCCAAGTTTTTTCATCTTCTTATACAGGGCCGTACGGCTGCAACCAAGTTCTATAGCCGTACGGCTGACATTGCCATGATTTTTATCCAGCAGATTGCATATTCTGTCCTTTTCTTGAATGATACAAATTTCCGGATTATTATGGCAAACAACATTGTCCAGTCCAAGATCAACCGCTCCCAACAAGGCTTCGTCGGCTATAAGTACCGCACGTTTGATCCTCGCACTCAATTCCCGCACATTACCCGGCCAACCATAATACAGCATACACTCTTTGGCCTCTTCCGCAAAGCCTTCATTCGTAACATGAAATCTTCCGGAATGTTCCTTTCTGAAGAACTCGGCGAGCGGAAGGATATCTTCCTTGCATTCGGCAAGCGAAGGCTGTACGATTTCCAGTTCGGCCAGACGATAATACAGATCCTCACGGAAACGTCCTTCACATACGGCCTTTTTCATATCTTCATTGGTAGCTGAAATAATACGTACATCTGTCCGTTTCACGACATCGCTTCCCACAGGGTTGAACTCCTTCTCTTGCAGGACACGCAGGAGAAGAACCTGCATGGAATACGGCATGTTGCCTACCTCATCCAGAAACAGGGTTCCCCCATTAGCCGTTTCAAAATGTCCTTTCCTGTTGGTGACAGCTCCTGTAAAAGCACCTTTGACTGCACCAAAAAATTCCGAAGCCTGCAAGTCATTGGGGATACTTCCGCAGTTGACGGCGACAAAAGGCTTGTTACGTCTGTCACTGTAACGATGGATCATTTGGGCTATCACTTCCTTACCACTTCCGCTCGGACCGAGTATCATGACCGAAAGATCTGAAGGAGACACACGACGGGCAAGCGAAGCGGTCTTCCGGGCGGCTTCACTTGTACGCTCTACGAATGAGCGTTCCTTGCGCACAATGACCGGCTGTTTCAGCAGGCTGTGCATCAGTTCAAGCAACTGTTCCTGATAAACAGGTTTGGGCAGATAATCTTTTGCGCCGAGTTTGACGGCACGGACTGCATCCGGGAAACAGGCATAATCCGTCATGACAATATAAGGAACCTCCATACCGTTTTTCACCATCCATTCCAGAAGGCTGATTCCATCACCTTCAGGCAGGCGCACATCACCCAATACCAGGCTGATTTCATTCTTTTTCAAAATACTGCGTGCCCCAGGTTCATCTATTGCTGTCAGCACTTCATAACCGGCTTTTTGCAACCATTTCTCTATCATGCCACAAAGTATTATATTATCTTCAACAATTAATATCTTCATGTTTTTTCAATTCATTTCTTGTTTCTTCCATCAAATTTCTGAGCATCTCTGTAATCCGTGTAGCATTTTCATGGATAATTTCATCTTTACTGTCTTTACCATGTAGTATTGTTTGGAATTTACGCAGTATATAGCCTTTGCCAAGCATTTCCCATACCGGCATCATCCGATGTATGGTTTTCCTCATGTCTTCATGGTCATTTGCCTTGATGGCTGCCTCCAGTTCTTCCAACTCTTTTTCCGACTCCTTGATGACAAGAGAAAGCATATGTCCGCTGTCATCCGTATTTTCAAGGATATATGAAAAATCAAAACACCCGACATTTGTCGTTCTTGTTTGAGATATAACGGATGATAAGAAACTAAGAAGCCCATGAATATTGAATGGCTTATGAAGACATCCGGAAAAACCTTCCTTTTCATAAATCCCGCTGTTCCCGTCACCACGGGCCGTCATGACAGCGACAGGAACAGTCCTCGAATTGCCAATATTTGAGTTCCGGAGCAACTTTAATAAGGCAAACCCGTCATTTTCGGGCATTTGCACATCGGTAAGCACTATATCATAGTCCGATTGCTCGAGAGCGAGTACAACTTCCTTGACATTCATACAGGTCGTACAGGCAATTCCCTTGCGTCCAAGCATGTCCTCTGCGATTTTTAATTGTATCGGGTCATCGTCCACGACAAGTACTTTTTTCGGCAATACGGTTATCGGATTACTATCCGGTTGTTCTTCATCCAATAGTTCATTCGTTTCGGGTAAAGGAAATTCAAGTCTGAACACGCTTCCTTTACCTGGTTTGCTTTCCACATTCATTGTTCCATCCAGGACTTTGACCAGTCCCTTGGTTAGAAAGAGTCCCAGACCGAAACCTTCCGAGTTGACATTCTGTGCGGCACGTTCAAAAGGGGCAAACACTTTTTTCAGTGTTTCCTTGTCCATTCCGATGCCGGTATCCCTGATTTCAATTTGTAATTTTCCACTGAAATATTTTGAATGAAAACTGATGGAACCGGATGATGTGAATTTAATGGCATTGGTCAGCAGGTTGGCCAATACCTGTTCCAACTTGTCCGCATCTCCCTTTACGGTCAATGCTGTATTTTCAAGCACCGGATAAAAAATAAGAGCTTTGGTATTTGCCTTTCGGGAAAATTCTTCCGAAATCCTCTGTAGAAAACGCTCAAGATGAAAAGGTGTGTCGTTACGCAAATCACCGGCCTCATTGAGCCTGTAAGCATCCATCAGGTCATTGGTCAGATGAAGAATATGATGACAGGAATGCCGGATATCTTCCAAATAGGTTTCACGTTTCTTCTTGTCCCGTGTATCTGAAGCCAAATCGGCACAATTATGAATATTGCCGAGTGGACCACGGATGTCATGCGAAACGGTCAGGATGATTCTTTTTCGCATTTCAAGCAGTTCTTCATTTTCACAAATTACCTGCTCCAGTTTCGATTTTATCTTGTCTTCTTTACGTAAATCGGAACGGATGACAAGAAATGAA
The Phocaeicola salanitronis DSM 18170 genome window above contains:
- a CDS encoding DUF4133 domain-containing protein, producing the protein MDYRINKGAGRPIEFKGLKSQYLFFFAGGLVSVFLAVVVLYMAGVSQLVCLSFGAVSGSLAVWLTFRMNARYGEHGLMKMLAEKRHPRYLSARRRIFSALTKKKRKK
- a CDS encoding DUF4134 domain-containing protein, which gives rise to MKRRILFSVLCVLAAAGAFAQGQGLAGINEATSLMTSYFDPATKLCYAIGAVLGLVGGIKTYGKFSSGDPDTSKTAASWFFACIFLIVAATILRSFFL
- a CDS encoding DUF4122 family protein, which codes for MEELIYFCVRIVCIGYLLYSVYGWRRRIETVCTLLYGKPCVKKEKKETVVTESAVSDTEVMGSTRYVYLDENAGKTAAPFMSQPLERNFIGEEEDVQQEDVECNLQLDKMKLLQEVQEDLDAESPEVESVSPVLSSRDMEVLGEYLTHQDEADHEKAMQAARVLFSIRQTSLIDVFLSNMENSAIVEELIDRYLDEDGNPKPLKVKDGNEPSDEWRKYI
- a CDS encoding DUF3408 domain-containing protein — translated: MMWIVLTVAVLVCGLLLCYVYVLSNKICSLKGQVRELNEKIGIANCFPEYSRVYLNDAPVGKGRQIRIRCGLYNKASRLIPFMAPGMSVSVYVSNIVEEHLKRHGELLKNELECFLYKDSLWKN
- a CDS encoding DUF3408 domain-containing protein; the encoded protein is MAKKREIFKVDEDALKDMMASESISCGKSGTDVGENVLPVTEKEKNVPEVKTQGQEKSRKTIRADPGLEEKVEMYKELFLDRKKSVHRKQTYISYDMYCRLARILPLLSDDMSVPAFLDNVLAHHLETYSEELGELFRRKTPKTF
- a CDS encoding ParA family protein encodes the protein MNKRPILVAFSNQKGGVGKSTVTAVLASYFNYVRGLKVAVVDCDYPQFSLEKLRGRDLKNLEKSEYHQRLFCRQFEDGSRKAYPIVTSTPEAAAEIPGKLDGDYDLIFFDLPGTVNSRGVFESVMNMDFIFTPIVKDRMVMQSSLSFVSTVQDFIGQHPEAPLKDIRLFWNRMDSRTSKELYVMYNAIVLRMGLKVFETVLPDLERFNKEMTPSSRQHFRCTLLPPSESLLKDSRLEAFAQEMERIIFPG
- the mobA gene encoding conjugal transfer protein MobA, whose amino-acid sequence is MEKKQAKRTGRKPKTDPADYKFSFRLNAQERGKFEKLFLESGARDRTIFIKKSIFSEQLKVIKVDKVSMDYYIRLGEFYRQFQAIGNNYNQVVRAVQKNFGDKRAMSLLYKLEKATLELILLNKRIMALTKEYEQKWLQR
- the mobB gene encoding conjugal transfer protein MobB: MVAKISHGASLYGALAYNHEKVFQGTAEILSGHRMISDRPGLPSEDMRLALLSFENHLTVNRRTDKPVLHIALSPAPEDRLDNDRLAELAEKYMQKMGYGDQPFIVYRHGDTCNTHVHIVSVCIDDEGRKINDSYEHRRSMTACRELEQEFGLRNSADAERRNPKAELKKVDVSQGDICHQIGNTLKAVLESYRFQTFGEYSALLSTLNIEARQVRGDYKGTPYTGIIYSATDDSGKVIGPPIKSARFGKRFGNTGLSERMLRHTQDFKEGRWSPGISAKVIQAIRGAESEQEFRELLKQEHIDVVFRRNDTGRIYGVTFIDHERREAFNGSRMGKEFSANVFNDLVNQWKGIPWQDRQQSGPEELWKRYGYRMEEGSAFEQAAGISSFEANPAVDYEEEAFRRRMKRKKKPQKRKSRGI
- the mobC gene encoding conjugal transfer protein MobC: MQQEDDLRALAKIMEFGRAVSIFILVVHVYVYCYPSMSAWHLNLDVIDRILMNFDRTTGIFGCILWTKLMAVLLLAISCMGTIGVKGEKITWQRIWAVLTAGAVLFFMNWWLLDLPFPHEAITALYMMTLAAGYLCLLMAGLWISRLYRHNLMEDVFNMENESFMQETRLMENEYSVNLPTRFQYGGKLNDGWINVVNPFRATIVLGTPGSGKSYAVVNNYIKQMISKGFSVYIYDYKFDDLSTIAYNTLLHNMDKYKVKPHFYVINFDDPHRSHRCNPINPEFMTDISDAYEASYTIMLNLNKTWIEKQGDFFVESPIILLAAIIWYLKIYKNGIYCSFPHAVELLNKPYSDLFTILTSYPELENYLSPFMDAWKGGAQDQLQGQIASAKIPLTRMISPQLYWVMTGNDFSLDINNPKEPKILCVGNNPDRQNIYSAALGLYNSRIVKLINKKGQLKSTVIIDELPTIYFRGLDNLIATARSNKVAVCLGFQDFSQLNRDYGEKESKVIQNTVGNIFSGQVVGETAKTLSERFGKILQKRQSISINRQDVSTSINTQLDSLIPASKISNLSQGTFVGSVSDNFGEKIDQKIFHAEIIVDHAKVSAEEKAYKKIPVINSFKDNDGNDIMLLQIQRNYDQIKADAQAIINEEIERIKNDPELCERLGIESAEEERRKANGIRNEK
- a CDS encoding sigma-54-dependent transcriptional regulator, which produces MKILIVEDNIILCGMIEKWLQKAGYEVLTAIDEPGARSILKKNEISLVLGDVRLPEGDGISLLEWMVKNGMEVPYIVMTDYACFPDAVRAVKLGAKDYLPKPVYQEQLLELMHSLLKQPVIVRKERSFVERTSEAARKTASLARRVSPSDLSVMILGPSGSGKEVIAQMIHRYSDRRNKPFVAVNCGSIPNDLQASEFFGAVKGAFTGAVTNRKGHFETANGGTLFLDEVGNMPYSMQVLLLRVLQEKEFNPVGSDVVKRTDVRIISATNEDMKKAVCEGRFREDLYYRLAELEIVQPSLAECKEDILPLAEFFRKEHSGRFHVTNEGFAEEAKECMLYYGWPGNVRELSARIKRAVLIADEALLGAVDLGLDNVVCHNNPEICIIQEKDRICNLLDKNHGNVSRTAIELGCSRTALYKKMKKLGLK
- a CDS encoding hybrid sensor histidine kinase/response regulator; translation: MTIQRKILFGYIILLTVITSMVVILVHERIRVMEIRTEAEDIRHVRRNISAIHRHITQLALLGEGVISWNVTDYRHYQEQRLHTDSLLQTLKPHCTTYVHPMQIDTLRSLLADKENHLLRLMETMEQQGTADSLLINHLPEVARRATHIRTVKQKKSGLAGVFGGKKTVQILPSAKELHQFSDSLIALQQQQTAEMDAYADSLSTRNRILNIQLNRLINDLDIQSQAAFAEKERKIVEAQSLSIRMFSVVTVSTVVLLLISFLVIRSDLRKEDKIKSKLEQVICENEELLEMRKRIILTVSHDIRGPLGNIHNCADLASDTRDKKKRETYLEDIRHSCHHILHLTNDLMDAYRLNEAGDLRNDTPFHLERFLQRISEEFSRKANTKALIFYPVLENTALTVKGDADKLEQVLANLLTNAIKFTSSGSISFHSKYFSGKLQIEIRDTGIGMDKETLKKVFAPFERAAQNVNSEGFGLGLFLTKGLVKVLDGTMNVESKPGKGSVFRLEFPLPETNELLDEEQPDSNPITVLPKKVLVVDDDPIQLKIAEDMLGRKGIACTTCMNVKEVVLALEQSDYDIVLTDVQMPENDGFALLKLLRNSNIGNSRTVPVAVMTARGDGNSGIYEKEGFSGCLHKPFNIHGLLSFLSSVISQTRTTNVGCFDFSYILENTDDSGHMLSLVIKESEKELEELEAAIKANDHEDMRKTIHRMMPVWEMLGKGYILRKFQTILHGKDSKDEIIHENATRITEMLRNLMEETRNELKKHEDINC